In Nitrosospira briensis C-128, a genomic segment contains:
- a CDS encoding Crp/Fnr family transcriptional regulator produces the protein MPPPQSPKQNRMLAALSLADYTHLLPLLELVSMPAGYVIYEIGLPIRYLYFPTSCIVTRLYETENGACTQIGIIGNEGVVDISVLFGGESSHARVIVQSTGEAYRIKTGLLKSEFEAGTELRHFLLRFAHALMIQTEQIAVSNRYHTVDQQLAYFLLMSLDRLSGNELHITHEQAGIMLGVRRESVTVAANKLHMAGAIHCRRGHIAIADRNQLEASAGENYKIVKEEYERLLETYLSSATYFGRLPEKQFKRFFQSIE, from the coding sequence ATGCCTCCGCCTCAAAGCCCCAAGCAGAACAGAATGCTGGCAGCACTTTCCCTTGCGGACTACACACATCTGCTACCTCTCCTTGAGCTGGTATCGATGCCGGCGGGTTACGTAATTTATGAGATTGGGCTCCCCATAAGGTATCTATATTTTCCGACGAGCTGCATCGTCACGCGGCTGTATGAGACTGAAAACGGCGCGTGCACCCAGATCGGCATCATCGGTAATGAAGGCGTGGTCGATATTTCTGTTCTTTTTGGCGGCGAGAGCAGCCACGCTCGCGTGATAGTGCAGAGCACAGGTGAAGCTTATCGGATCAAAACTGGCTTATTAAAAAGTGAATTTGAGGCGGGAACCGAGCTACGACATTTCCTCCTGCGTTTTGCACATGCGCTGATGATCCAGACGGAACAGATAGCGGTTTCAAATCGATATCATACTGTCGATCAGCAGCTTGCCTACTTTCTGCTGATGAGCCTGGACCGCCTCTCGGGCAATGAGCTTCACATCACGCATGAACAGGCTGGAATTATGCTGGGAGTACGCCGGGAAAGCGTAACGGTAGCAGCGAACAAACTACACATGGCCGGTGCGATTCATTGCAGACGAGGCCACATCGCGATAGCGGACCGCAATCAACTGGAAGCCAGCGCGGGCGAGAACTACAAGATCGTAAAAGAAGAGTATGAGCGGTTGCTGGAAACTTATCTATCGTCCGCCACCTATTTTGGACGGCTTCCCGAGAAACAATTCAAGCGGTTTTTCCAATCAATCGAGTAG
- a CDS encoding cysteine desulfurase family protein: MTYAYFDHNATTAVDDAVLDAMLPYFQKEYGNPSSRHAPGVAARRAVNQARERVADSVGVQPAQVVFTSGGSEANNLFIQGAAGYLKPARIAVSAVEHPCVMRSAQALVRNPYGWNLHRLTVDSLGRVDVADLDNALSERQPGLVSVMLANNETGVIQDVAAIAEKARSLGAWVHTDAVQAFGKIPVDFASLNVHALTLSGHKIYGPKGAAALIIDKRLLLKPLIYGGGHENGLRSGTENVPAIVGLGVACGLVKARIAERTGHISALHVRLEQGLVEMGAVIFGLGAARLPNTCYFALPDIEGDTLVVRLDKAGFAVASGAACSSVNPGRSHVLDAMGVESALARCAVRVSLGGGNSAAQVEDFLKALSSVVQELKQMNMASI, from the coding sequence GTGACTTACGCTTATTTCGACCATAACGCCACGACCGCGGTTGATGACGCAGTGCTGGATGCAATGCTGCCATATTTTCAAAAAGAGTACGGCAATCCTTCCAGTCGTCATGCGCCAGGCGTGGCTGCCCGCCGCGCAGTGAATCAGGCGCGGGAGCGGGTGGCGGATTCGGTAGGTGTGCAACCGGCGCAGGTTGTTTTCACGAGTGGCGGGTCGGAAGCGAATAACCTGTTCATCCAGGGAGCGGCAGGTTACCTGAAGCCGGCGCGAATTGCCGTGAGCGCGGTTGAGCATCCCTGTGTGATGCGATCCGCCCAAGCACTGGTCCGGAACCCGTATGGCTGGAATTTGCATCGGTTGACAGTAGATAGCCTGGGGCGGGTAGATGTGGCCGATCTGGATAATGCCTTGTCGGAACGGCAACCCGGCCTGGTATCGGTAATGCTCGCAAACAACGAAACGGGTGTTATTCAGGATGTAGCGGCGATTGCCGAGAAAGCGCGATCACTTGGCGCTTGGGTCCATACTGACGCAGTACAGGCGTTCGGCAAAATACCTGTGGATTTTGCTTCGCTCAATGTGCATGCGCTGACGTTGTCCGGCCACAAGATTTATGGACCCAAGGGCGCGGCGGCGTTGATTATCGATAAACGGTTATTACTTAAGCCCCTTATCTATGGTGGCGGTCATGAGAATGGGCTGCGCTCCGGTACTGAGAATGTTCCTGCCATTGTGGGACTTGGCGTGGCCTGTGGATTAGTCAAGGCAAGGATAGCGGAAAGAACGGGGCACATTTCGGCGTTGCACGTCCGACTGGAGCAAGGGTTGGTTGAGATGGGCGCTGTTATTTTCGGGTTAGGCGCCGCGCGTTTGCCCAATACCTGCTATTTTGCATTGCCTGACATCGAAGGCGACACGCTGGTCGTGCGCCTCGACAAAGCAGGTTTTGCAGTCGCAAGTGGAGCGGCTTGCTCCAGCGTAAATCCCGGCAGAAGCCATGTCCTGGACGCGATGGGGGTGGAATCCGCCTTGGCGCGCTGTGCGGTGCGTGTAAGCTTGGGCGGTGGCAATTCAGCGGCACAGGTGGAGGATTTTCTTAAGGCCTTAAGTAGCGTGGTTCAGGAATTAAAGCAAATGAACATGGCCTCGATTTGA
- a CDS encoding amylo-alpha-1,6-glucosidase — protein MEPPKFVHFGRAICCDLDQASRREWWLANGLGGYAGGTIAQCLTRRYHGLLIAAAHPPLGRRLVFAKADATLHDNERSWPLFTNCWGSGAVEPQGLIHIESFRLDGGIPVWRFAVGDLILEQCIWMERAEQTTCIAWRLIQAVERPVHLGIDLLVNSRDHHGESQPQEFAPLIEGDEKHISVRHPGGPPLHFHTHDGQLFRRHQWIKDFDLPQERERGLPDRDAHFCAAHLRLQLSIEWSGLIATLADGSPLHCDTLLLRRRAHDAARLATAVAQTSELRCAPPWIHQLVVAADSFPIVRPLKEEEGNKQKRGESIIAGYPWFSDWGRDAMIALPGLMLVTGRHASARSILMTFARFIDQGMLPNTFPDSGGLPQYNTVDGALWYFEAWRAYIAASHDIAALREIYPLLQAMVEWHVRGTRHGIIVDSADGLLRAGEPGMQLTWMDAKVNDQVITPRCGKPVEINALWFNALMCMTEFSRLLERKNQVFKTLAAHAQSGFSRFLKPDAGLYDVLDGPDGNDGSVRPNQIMAVTLHYSPLAPQAQARVVAETRRHLLTSYGLRSLSPEYPGYRSRYGGGVWERDSAYHQGTVWSWLLPHYAMAEYRVTGDAEMAQSRLAPFRDHLLDAGLGTISEIFDGEPPHASRGAPSQAWSVACVLEAWVKLERARSVGKESTAKEEE, from the coding sequence ATGGAGCCGCCCAAATTCGTTCACTTCGGCCGTGCCATCTGCTGCGATCTTGACCAAGCCAGCCGGCGCGAATGGTGGCTCGCAAATGGCCTCGGCGGGTATGCTGGCGGCACGATTGCGCAATGTCTGACTCGTCGTTATCACGGTCTCCTGATCGCTGCCGCACATCCTCCTCTCGGCCGTCGCCTGGTTTTTGCCAAGGCCGACGCCACCTTGCATGACAACGAGCGTAGCTGGCCGCTGTTCACCAATTGCTGGGGCAGTGGTGCGGTTGAGCCCCAGGGACTCATACATATCGAATCGTTCCGACTGGATGGCGGTATACCGGTCTGGCGCTTTGCCGTTGGCGATCTGATCCTGGAGCAATGCATCTGGATGGAACGGGCGGAGCAGACGACCTGTATTGCCTGGCGCCTGATTCAGGCCGTGGAGCGTCCCGTGCATCTCGGCATCGACCTGCTCGTGAATAGCCGCGATCATCATGGCGAAAGCCAGCCACAGGAATTCGCCCCCCTTATTGAAGGCGATGAAAAGCATATCAGCGTCAGGCACCCCGGTGGACCGCCACTACATTTTCACACCCATGATGGCCAACTCTTCCGCAGGCATCAGTGGATCAAGGATTTCGACCTTCCGCAGGAACGCGAGCGGGGGCTTCCAGACCGCGACGCGCACTTTTGTGCTGCGCATTTGCGTTTGCAGCTAAGCATTGAATGGAGCGGCCTGATCGCGACCTTGGCGGATGGTTCTCCACTGCACTGCGATACCCTGCTGCTGCGCCGCCGCGCTCATGATGCCGCGCGGCTGGCAACCGCCGTGGCGCAAACATCGGAATTACGCTGTGCGCCGCCGTGGATCCATCAGCTTGTCGTGGCCGCAGACAGTTTTCCGATAGTACGGCCATTGAAGGAAGAAGAGGGAAACAAACAGAAGCGCGGAGAGTCGATTATCGCGGGCTACCCCTGGTTCAGCGACTGGGGGCGCGATGCGATGATCGCGCTGCCAGGGTTGATGCTTGTTACCGGACGCCATGCTTCTGCCCGGAGCATCCTCATGACGTTTGCCCGTTTTATCGATCAGGGCATGCTTCCGAATACATTCCCGGATAGTGGCGGACTACCGCAATACAATACTGTCGATGGTGCGCTATGGTACTTCGAGGCCTGGCGCGCCTATATCGCCGCCAGCCATGACATCGCGGCACTGCGGGAAATTTATCCCTTACTCCAGGCGATGGTGGAGTGGCATGTGCGAGGCACCCGCCACGGTATTATTGTCGACTCCGCGGATGGCCTGTTGCGTGCGGGCGAACCCGGCATGCAACTGACCTGGATGGATGCCAAGGTGAACGATCAGGTGATCACGCCGCGGTGCGGAAAACCGGTGGAGATCAACGCGCTATGGTTCAACGCGCTCATGTGCATGACGGAGTTCAGCCGCTTGCTGGAAAGAAAGAATCAAGTCTTCAAAACGCTGGCTGCGCATGCGCAATCCGGTTTCTCCCGTTTTCTGAAGCCGGACGCGGGTTTGTACGATGTGCTGGACGGCCCGGATGGAAATGACGGCAGCGTGCGCCCCAACCAGATCATGGCGGTGACCCTGCACTACTCCCCGCTTGCGCCACAGGCACAGGCGCGGGTGGTGGCCGAGACAAGGCGGCATTTGCTCACTTCTTACGGTTTACGCTCGTTGTCCCCGGAATATCCCGGTTACCGTTCCCGCTATGGAGGCGGTGTATGGGAGCGAGATTCCGCGTATCATCAGGGTACGGTCTGGAGCTGGTTACTGCCTCATTATGCGATGGCGGAGTATCGGGTCACGGGCGATGCCGAGATGGCTCAATCCCGCCTGGCTCCCTTTCGTGATCACCTGCTGGATGCGGGGCTGGGTACAATATCGGAAATTTTCGACGGCGAACCACCTCATGCTTCGCGTGGCGCCCCGTCACAAGCATGGAGCGTGGCCTGCGTACTAGAAGCCTGGGTCAAGCTGGAGCGTGCTCGATCGGTGGGGAAAGAAAGCACGGCAAAAGAAGAGGAGTAA
- a CDS encoding RNA methyltransferase, giving the protein MNLTDPLDNVRVVLSHTSHPGNIGAAARAMKTMGLDSLYLVNPRSFPDKEAERRAAGAWSVLNNAKVCRDLDEALSGTVLAAAITARQRDLSHEVFDARRGAQELLCHARQNPVALVFGTEMSGLTTPEVSKCQIILHIPANPEYSSLNLASAVQLMAYELRMALPSIEPLSTTGVPAGFDEIELLYHHLERVAINSGFLDPLQPKRLMQRIRRMFARTHLEKEEVNILRGMLGACEKQMQAAHQRISSNSSTATPENLD; this is encoded by the coding sequence ATGAATCTTACCGATCCACTTGACAATGTTCGCGTGGTATTAAGCCATACCAGCCATCCGGGCAATATCGGCGCGGCGGCGAGAGCAATGAAGACGATGGGGCTGGATTCGCTCTATCTGGTGAATCCCAGATCGTTTCCAGACAAGGAAGCGGAAAGACGCGCCGCCGGCGCGTGGAGCGTGCTCAATAATGCCAAGGTTTGCCGGGATCTTGACGAGGCTCTAAGCGGCACGGTTCTGGCGGCGGCAATTACCGCACGCCAGCGCGATCTTTCGCATGAAGTTTTTGATGCCCGCCGGGGAGCGCAGGAACTGCTCTGTCATGCTCGGCAAAATCCGGTAGCACTGGTTTTTGGTACAGAAATGTCCGGTCTCACTACGCCGGAAGTAAGCAAGTGCCAAATTATCCTGCATATTCCCGCGAATCCCGAATATTCCTCCCTTAATCTCGCCAGCGCTGTGCAATTGATGGCGTATGAATTACGTATGGCGCTCCCATCGATCGAGCCTTTATCAACGACTGGCGTGCCAGCAGGCTTTGATGAAATCGAATTACTTTACCATCACCTGGAGCGGGTCGCGATCAATAGCGGTTTTCTGGATCCGCTGCAACCAAAACGGTTGATGCAGCGAATTCGACGGATGTTTGCCCGCACCCACCTGGAAAAGGAAGAAGTCAATATTTTGCGTGGTATGCTGGGTGCTTGCGAAAAACAGATGCAGGCCGCGCATCAGCGTATTTCTTCAAACAGTTCGACCGCTACTCCGGAAAATCTGGATTAG
- a CDS encoding DUF4870 family protein gives MSEFNPRVVLTVPPAGLVRLTHIIYLLYGFSVLMGILGPALIIATFLSGWPSIIAVILNYLKRKEVRHTYLDSHFRWQIRTFWYALPWLVIAAMPFATVIGITFAYILAVGTGIWVIYRVRRGWMALNEGRSMPL, from the coding sequence ATGAGCGAATTCAACCCCCGAGTTGTGCTTACCGTCCCTCCGGCGGGCCTCGTTCGTCTTACGCACATCATTTATTTATTGTATGGTTTCAGCGTCCTGATGGGTATTCTAGGGCCGGCGCTTATCATTGCGACATTTCTCAGCGGCTGGCCTTCAATTATCGCTGTGATCCTTAACTATCTGAAGCGTAAAGAAGTACGCCACACTTATCTTGATTCCCATTTCCGCTGGCAAATACGGACGTTCTGGTATGCCTTGCCCTGGTTGGTCATTGCGGCAATGCCTTTTGCAACAGTCATCGGTATCACATTTGCATACATACTCGCGGTAGGTACGGGTATCTGGGTCATCTACCGCGTCAGGCGCGGCTGGATGGCTCTTAATGAAGGCAGGTCCATGCCGCTCTGA
- a CDS encoding cytochrome b6 → MKRLGFLMFGLGLTTGSVFGQNDYDTRSADPQSQDAVVRAQTVRETRVTRPEQQKNEHDRSSEFAAPNAMPSSPAFENQPDKGKTLGFEFYRDPLNAKKPMQTFEETMKADVAARPKVMKTQRELLLRRYDLTPRLDREAKMSRGKPLAVGPTARLPAGMTWQKLADMSPPEIRVKNMFPYPALPHPKQSPGGQVFTQAQIDMFPRLERFDVEHDLPEAFLPEFPPAMFLQNRPELGDVSRGEVVSINNYYRLFKDILTPVQLDGLRMLLTPFPQEEFNPTDDRKSAQPSLGVTCLDCHVNGHTTGQFHLSPDIRPEERRFRLDTVSLRGLFNQQIHGSKRSLRSVEDFTEFEFRTAYFNGDAIHSMKKGLTIFDRIHVSHMAQLQNMLDFPPAPKLNTQGRLDPSKATAHELRGEKVFFGKGQCVSCHQPPSFLDQQMHDLKLERFVNEPGDGPIKTFTLRGIKDSPPYLHDGRLLTLEDTVEFFNLVLQLKLTDEEKSDLVAYMRQL, encoded by the coding sequence ATGAAAAGACTGGGTTTTCTGATGTTTGGCTTAGGGTTGACCACGGGAAGCGTTTTCGGCCAGAACGATTACGACACCCGCTCGGCAGATCCGCAATCGCAGGATGCTGTCGTTCGCGCTCAGACCGTGCGCGAAACACGCGTTACCCGGCCAGAACAGCAGAAGAATGAGCACGACCGTTCCAGCGAATTTGCTGCCCCGAATGCGATGCCTTCTTCGCCCGCTTTTGAAAATCAGCCCGACAAGGGAAAGACATTGGGATTCGAATTTTATCGTGATCCCCTGAACGCGAAAAAGCCGATGCAGACCTTCGAGGAAACCATGAAAGCCGATGTGGCCGCTCGTCCCAAGGTCATGAAAACACAGCGAGAACTCCTCTTGCGGCGATACGATTTAACTCCCCGGCTTGATAGAGAAGCGAAAATGTCGCGTGGAAAACCTCTGGCTGTTGGGCCGACAGCGCGTCTACCCGCGGGAATGACCTGGCAAAAATTAGCCGACATGTCTCCACCGGAAATACGGGTAAAAAACATGTTCCCGTATCCGGCGTTACCTCACCCGAAGCAATCCCCAGGGGGACAAGTCTTCACCCAGGCTCAGATCGACATGTTTCCACGCCTGGAGCGGTTTGACGTCGAACATGATTTGCCCGAAGCATTTCTTCCGGAATTCCCTCCGGCCATGTTTCTTCAGAACCGGCCTGAACTAGGAGACGTCTCGCGGGGCGAAGTAGTATCGATCAACAATTATTATCGCCTGTTCAAGGATATCCTGACACCAGTACAACTGGATGGTCTGAGGATGCTGCTCACCCCTTTCCCGCAGGAAGAATTCAACCCGACGGACGATCGCAAAAGTGCCCAACCCAGCCTGGGAGTGACTTGTCTCGACTGCCATGTAAATGGTCATACGACAGGGCAGTTTCATCTCAGCCCCGATATCCGGCCCGAGGAGCGGCGTTTTCGCCTCGATACGGTCAGCTTGCGCGGGTTATTCAACCAGCAGATTCATGGTTCCAAGCGCAGCCTTCGTTCGGTGGAAGACTTCACCGAGTTCGAATTCCGTACCGCCTACTTCAATGGAGACGCGATCCATTCGATGAAAAAGGGCCTTACGATATTCGATCGAATTCACGTGAGTCATATGGCGCAGCTTCAGAATATGCTGGATTTCCCCCCCGCGCCAAAACTCAATACGCAAGGTCGGCTCGATCCGTCCAAAGCGACCGCACATGAACTTCGCGGTGAAAAAGTTTTTTTCGGGAAGGGTCAGTGCGTGAGCTGTCATCAGCCGCCCTCTTTTCTTGATCAGCAAATGCACGACCTGAAACTCGAACGCTTCGTAAACGAGCCAGGAGACGGACCAATAAAGACCTTCACGTTGCGAGGCATCAAGGATAGCCCCCCTTATCTGCATGATGGCCGTTTGCTGACCCTCGAAGATACGGTTGAATTCTTCAATCTCGTGTTGCAGCTCAAACTGACAGATGAAGAGAAATCCGACTTGGTAGCTTATATGCGCCAACTATAG
- the iscR gene encoding Fe-S cluster assembly transcriptional regulator IscR, with translation MRLTTKGRFAVTAMIDLALHSAQGPVTLAGISERQKISLSYLEQLFGKLRRNKLVGSVRGPGGGYRLTKPMNEVSVVDIIFAVDEPIDATQCGGKENCHNDQRCMTHDLWATLNARIRDYLALVTLDQLVANPKVKDIAVLQDMRACKKSHETVLA, from the coding sequence ATGCGATTAACGACTAAGGGGCGTTTTGCGGTAACCGCGATGATTGATCTTGCGTTGCACAGTGCGCAGGGGCCGGTTACGCTGGCGGGTATCAGCGAACGGCAGAAAATTTCGTTGTCCTATCTGGAGCAATTATTTGGAAAACTGCGTCGTAATAAGCTAGTGGGTAGTGTGCGCGGACCGGGCGGCGGCTATCGCTTGACGAAACCGATGAACGAGGTATCCGTAGTAGACATCATTTTTGCGGTGGATGAGCCGATCGATGCAACGCAATGCGGGGGCAAGGAAAATTGCCATAACGATCAGCGTTGTATGACCCACGACCTGTGGGCCACTCTTAATGCCAGGATACGAGATTATCTGGCGTTGGTTACGCTGGATCAGCTCGTGGCAAATCCAAAGGTAAAGGATATTGCTGTACTGCAAGACATGAGGGCCTGCAAGAAATCTCATGAAACGGTTCTGGCTTGA
- a CDS encoding MlaA family lipoprotein, translating to MRHNYSTSLLLLICIALLSGCATTRPHDQSTESFDPIDPYERMNRKFYTFTDVLDRKIMEPVANFYIDYLPNRAQRSVGNFFDNLQYPNVILNDFLQGKVRQGFRDSLRFAINSTIGGVGLFDMASPMGLAQHDEDFGQTLGVWGVDAKTYLFVPLLGPSSNRDAPGIPVTALTNVLFWTGIFVIGAPVTVPLGVLGAIDKRARLAGPMRIRDQAALEPYLFVRDAYLQQRKHVIYDGEPPPEAYDQPAEDQSEDKSADKSTDKSVDKL from the coding sequence GTGAGACATAATTATTCTACTTCCCTCCTGTTGTTGATATGTATAGCGCTGCTATCGGGTTGCGCTACCACACGCCCGCACGATCAGAGTACAGAGTCGTTCGATCCGATCGATCCTTACGAAAGAATGAACCGCAAGTTCTATACGTTCACCGATGTACTTGACCGAAAGATCATGGAGCCGGTTGCCAATTTCTATATCGATTACCTGCCCAATCGTGCACAGCGGTCCGTCGGGAATTTTTTCGACAATCTCCAGTATCCGAATGTCATTCTGAATGACTTCCTGCAAGGCAAGGTACGGCAGGGATTTCGGGACAGTCTTCGTTTTGCCATCAATTCGACCATTGGCGGCGTTGGACTCTTCGACATGGCGTCACCTATGGGTTTGGCGCAGCACGACGAAGATTTTGGGCAAACACTGGGTGTATGGGGTGTTGATGCAAAAACCTATCTGTTTGTTCCTCTGCTTGGCCCCAGCAGTAACCGCGATGCACCGGGGATTCCTGTCACCGCCCTTACCAATGTTCTCTTTTGGACCGGTATTTTCGTAATCGGCGCACCTGTTACCGTGCCGCTTGGCGTTCTCGGTGCCATTGACAAGCGGGCGAGGCTGGCCGGCCCCATGCGCATTCGTGACCAGGCAGCGCTGGAGCCTTATCTCTTTGTGCGCGATGCGTACTTGCAGCAGCGCAAGCACGTGATTTATGACGGGGAGCCGCCACCCGAAGCTTACGATCAACCCGCCGAGGATCAGTCTGAGGATAAATCTGCCGATAAATCGACGGATAAATCTGTGGATAAATTATAG
- a CDS encoding inositol monophosphatase family protein, giving the protein MHPMLTIAVKAARRAGSIINRAAQNLDLLHVSRKAHSDFVSEVDGAAEEAIIGVLLDAYPNHSILAEESGAQGDPGKSEYQWIIDPLDGTTNFLHGFPHYSVSIGLMHKNVLFQAVVYNPAANELFTASRGAGAYLNDHRLRVSKRAQLADSLIGTGFPFREFTHAEAYLAMFKDIMPRVAGIRRPGSAALDLAYVAAGRYDGFWEFGLSPWDMAAGCLLITEAGGLVGDMEGNDSYLQSGNVLAGNPRIFGQLLQVIAPHLTAELKTN; this is encoded by the coding sequence ATGCATCCTATGCTCACCATTGCGGTAAAAGCCGCACGCCGCGCAGGCAGTATCATCAATCGTGCCGCGCAGAATCTCGATTTGCTGCATGTCTCGCGTAAAGCGCACAGCGATTTTGTCAGTGAAGTGGACGGTGCGGCTGAAGAAGCCATTATCGGGGTACTGCTGGATGCCTACCCGAATCATTCCATTCTAGCAGAAGAAAGCGGCGCTCAAGGTGATCCGGGCAAGTCCGAGTACCAATGGATTATCGACCCGCTCGATGGCACCACCAATTTTCTCCATGGCTTTCCGCATTATTCGGTATCCATCGGACTGATGCATAAAAATGTACTATTTCAGGCGGTTGTCTACAACCCGGCCGCCAATGAGCTATTTACCGCCAGCCGTGGTGCGGGGGCCTATCTGAACGATCATCGTTTACGTGTGAGCAAGCGCGCTCAGCTCGCTGATTCCCTGATTGGCACGGGCTTTCCGTTCCGCGAGTTTACGCATGCTGAAGCGTATCTTGCGATGTTCAAGGATATCATGCCCAGGGTCGCCGGCATTCGTCGCCCCGGCTCGGCCGCGCTGGACCTGGCCTACGTAGCCGCGGGCCGCTATGACGGCTTCTGGGAATTTGGTCTCTCTCCCTGGGATATGGCTGCCGGTTGCCTTCTTATTACCGAAGCCGGCGGACTCGTGGGTGACATGGAAGGTAACGACTCTTATTTGCAGAGCGGTAACGTGCTTGCGGGAAATCCGAGAATTTTCGGACAACTGTTGCAGGTGATTGCACCGCATCTGACAGCCGAACTGAAAACGAACTAA